Proteins co-encoded in one Spirosoma endbachense genomic window:
- a CDS encoding alpha-amylase family protein — translation MSILSNDLKADWQLNHPIYMEAYQSGRSSFITNLLPQFAMQFSVYQTLEMLHKRLGNETLRRALDPVETIASPVKGRPDGEWMKRSNMIGVNVRTTGSFWQVVNYVLTLPASHDSIHLLPIWEPGVVGSLYGMVSWQINPEFFDVDLARFVPALDTVEKQLKVVMNLLHAMGRTVGMDVIPHTDRFSEMVLACPSLFEWVQRDGDKINDHSSLVYKYVEEAIWQYLKYVGAADGTPITFAKDVFFSTELAILTDDQRSRILFGHFNDYGGRLQRRINLIRHLTAQGLETLPMTMAPPYRGIHIDPTDFIVDEYGQTWYQYAFDEPQLMSRVFGPLARYRFYESKDNNQNWELDFDRPNYPAWAYICQKVHECQQTYNFDFMRGDMAHVQMRPAGVPEMIGHYYDPLRAIKRYVRGNGSPHFAFFAETFLAPPDVMGYGDELDHLDAIEAESTLGDLQSLVVGSEEFNRQFSAYYDYLKTRRFAPNFTVISADKDDPRFDEFYQTGNLFRYFTALFLTDMPSYIGLGFELRNLHDERGTNEEYSKLYVFQIEDDRQPDKVTHGPYEWGQNVEQFKSILRIRTFAERIWPVIAGQETRWLVAPDAQSTDRDFIAWTHTGPTGYVFAAAYSDELPDTIPELEQTASMELVFEEGGCRIWHTIESLEG, via the coding sequence ATGTCTATCTTGTCCAACGATCTGAAAGCCGATTGGCAATTGAATCACCCAATCTACATGGAGGCCTATCAATCTGGGCGTTCATCGTTTATTACCAATCTGTTGCCGCAATTTGCCATGCAATTTTCGGTCTATCAGACGCTGGAAATGCTGCACAAGCGTTTAGGGAATGAAACGCTTCGACGGGCATTAGATCCGGTTGAAACCATTGCCAGCCCCGTTAAAGGTCGGCCCGATGGCGAATGGATGAAGCGTAGTAATATGATCGGTGTCAACGTACGGACGACTGGCTCCTTTTGGCAGGTTGTCAATTACGTTCTCACGCTTCCGGCCAGTCATGACAGTATTCACCTGTTACCGATCTGGGAGCCGGGTGTGGTGGGGAGCTTATATGGCATGGTAAGCTGGCAAATCAATCCTGAGTTTTTTGATGTCGATCTGGCGCGCTTTGTTCCGGCGCTGGATACGGTCGAAAAACAGCTAAAGGTGGTTATGAACCTGCTCCATGCTATGGGGCGCACCGTTGGAATGGATGTCATTCCGCATACCGACCGTTTTTCGGAAATGGTGCTGGCCTGTCCGTCCTTGTTCGAGTGGGTTCAGCGCGACGGCGATAAAATTAATGATCATTCCAGTCTGGTTTATAAATATGTGGAAGAAGCGATCTGGCAATACCTGAAGTATGTTGGTGCCGCCGATGGAACGCCGATAACGTTCGCCAAAGACGTTTTCTTTTCTACCGAGCTGGCTATTCTGACCGACGATCAGCGATCACGAATTTTGTTTGGTCATTTTAACGACTATGGCGGCCGTCTTCAGCGGAGAATTAATCTGATTCGTCACCTGACGGCACAGGGACTTGAAACGCTGCCGATGACAATGGCTCCACCGTATCGGGGAATTCATATCGATCCAACAGATTTTATCGTCGATGAGTATGGGCAGACGTGGTATCAGTATGCCTTCGACGAACCGCAACTGATGTCGCGCGTATTTGGCCCATTAGCCCGGTATCGTTTCTATGAATCGAAAGATAATAACCAGAACTGGGAGCTTGACTTCGACCGACCGAATTACCCGGCCTGGGCCTATATCTGTCAGAAAGTGCACGAGTGTCAGCAGACCTATAATTTCGACTTTATGCGGGGCGACATGGCGCATGTTCAGATGCGGCCAGCGGGCGTTCCGGAGATGATAGGGCACTATTATGACCCCTTGCGGGCCATCAAACGCTATGTCCGGGGGAATGGATCACCTCATTTCGCGTTCTTTGCCGAAACATTTCTGGCTCCGCCTGATGTGATGGGTTATGGCGATGAACTAGATCATCTGGACGCCATTGAGGCTGAATCGACGCTGGGTGATTTGCAGTCGCTGGTCGTGGGCTCTGAGGAGTTTAATCGCCAGTTCTCGGCCTATTACGACTACTTGAAGACGCGTCGGTTTGCGCCTAATTTTACCGTTATCTCGGCCGATAAAGATGATCCGCGCTTCGATGAATTTTACCAGACCGGCAATCTGTTTCGCTATTTTACGGCGCTCTTTCTTACCGATATGCCCAGTTATATCGGCCTGGGATTTGAATTGCGTAATCTCCATGATGAGCGGGGAACAAACGAAGAATACTCGAAACTGTACGTTTTTCAGATCGAAGATGATCGTCAGCCCGATAAGGTGACGCACGGCCCATACGAATGGGGGCAGAACGTAGAGCAATTCAAAAGTATTCTGCGTATCCGGACGTTTGCCGAACGTATCTGGCCAGTCATTGCCGGTCAGGAAACCCGCTGGCTGGTGGCTCCCGATGCACAGAGCACCGATCGTGACTTCATTGCCTGGACACACACGGGGCCAACGGGCTATGTTTTTGCTGCAGCTTATTCCGACGAGTTACCCGATACGATTCCAGAACTGGAGCAAACAGCTTCGATGGAGCTGGTTTTTGAGGAGGGTGGATGCCGGATCTGGCATACTATCGAGTCGTTGGAAGGTTGA
- a CDS encoding SPASM domain-containing protein, with protein MNRNLLDGLNFASKLTPKRVANALKVLYSYYRSRQTGQSMHQGLPMSVSFEPTTSCNLRCPECPSGLRSFTRPTGMLGEDLYKRTIDELHETLLYLIFYFQGEPYLHPQFLELVRYATDRNIYTATSTNAHYLTDANARKTVESGLDRLIISIDGTTQEVYQQYRVGGKLEKVLEGTKNIIRWKKELKSRTPHVVFQFLVVKPNQHQIAEVKKLARELGVDEVGLKTAQIYDYEHGSDLIPTIDQYSRYAHQSDGTYAIKNGFGDHCWKMWHSCVITWDGLVVPCCFDKDAHHRLGDLQNESFADLWQGPSYQEFRQTLLRSRSEIEMCRNCTEGTKVWA; from the coding sequence ATGAATCGCAACCTGCTCGACGGCCTTAACTTTGCTTCCAAACTAACGCCAAAGCGTGTGGCTAATGCGCTGAAGGTATTGTACAGTTATTACCGTTCCCGACAAACGGGCCAGTCCATGCACCAGGGCTTGCCTATGTCTGTGTCGTTTGAACCAACTACTTCCTGCAATTTGCGATGCCCTGAGTGCCCCAGCGGTCTGCGATCATTTACGCGACCGACCGGAATGCTCGGGGAAGATCTCTACAAACGCACGATCGATGAACTGCACGAAACGCTGCTTTATCTGATCTTTTATTTTCAGGGCGAACCCTATCTGCACCCACAGTTCCTGGAACTCGTGCGGTATGCCACTGACCGTAATATCTATACTGCAACCAGCACCAACGCTCATTACCTAACCGATGCCAATGCTCGAAAAACGGTTGAATCGGGCCTGGATCGATTGATTATTTCCATCGATGGAACAACGCAGGAAGTGTATCAGCAGTATCGGGTAGGTGGGAAACTCGAAAAGGTGCTGGAGGGCACGAAGAACATTATCCGCTGGAAAAAAGAACTGAAATCGCGGACGCCCCATGTTGTGTTCCAGTTTCTGGTTGTAAAGCCCAACCAGCATCAGATCGCGGAAGTGAAAAAACTGGCGCGTGAATTAGGTGTCGATGAAGTTGGCCTGAAAACGGCGCAGATCTATGATTATGAGCACGGTTCAGACCTGATTCCGACAATAGACCAGTATAGCCGGTACGCTCATCAATCCGACGGGACGTATGCAATCAAGAATGGCTTCGGTGACCATTGCTGGAAAATGTGGCACTCCTGCGTGATCACCTGGGATGGTCTGGTGGTGCCCTGCTGTTTCGATAAAGATGCTCACCATCGGCTTGGTGACCTTCAGAACGAATCATTTGCTGACCTCTGGCAGGGTCCATCTTACCAGGAGTTTCGCCAGACATTACTCCGCTCCCGTTCTGAAATAGAAATGTGCCGCAACTGTACCGAAGGTACAAAGGTTTGGGCCTGA
- a CDS encoding ParA family protein: MGKVIAIANQKGGVGKTTTTINLAASLAALEFQTLIVDADPQANSTSGLGYNPKEIENSIYECMVEGVRPQDAIIQTDFPNLNLLPSHIDLVGAEIEMINLQNREDKMKNALDSIRDEYDFIIIDCSPSLGLITINSLTAADSVIIPVQCEYFALEGLGKLLNTIKIIQSRLNTHLSIEGILLTMYDLRVRLSNQVVGEVTSHFQQMVFSTIIPRNIRLSESPSFGVPALAQDADSKGAVSYLNLAREILAKNGLMPHEV; this comes from the coding sequence ATGGGTAAAGTCATTGCTATCGCCAACCAAAAGGGGGGCGTCGGTAAAACTACGACAACAATCAACTTGGCCGCCAGCTTGGCCGCCCTCGAATTTCAGACGCTTATTGTAGATGCAGATCCGCAGGCGAACTCAACCTCCGGGCTGGGATACAATCCAAAAGAAATCGAGAACAGCATTTACGAGTGCATGGTCGAAGGAGTTCGTCCACAGGATGCCATTATTCAGACGGATTTCCCGAACCTGAATTTACTTCCTTCGCACATTGACCTCGTTGGTGCTGAAATCGAGATGATTAATCTCCAAAACCGGGAGGATAAGATGAAAAATGCCCTCGACAGCATCCGCGACGAGTACGATTTCATCATTATCGACTGCTCGCCGTCGCTGGGGTTAATTACAATCAACAGCCTGACCGCTGCTGATTCAGTTATAATTCCGGTTCAATGCGAGTATTTTGCGCTCGAAGGCCTGGGTAAATTGCTCAATACGATCAAGATTATTCAATCGCGATTAAATACGCATTTGTCCATTGAAGGAATTTTGCTGACTATGTATGATCTGCGTGTCCGACTCTCAAATCAGGTAGTTGGCGAGGTGACCAGTCATTTCCAGCAGATGGTATTCAGCACCATAATTCCGCGGAATATTCGACTGAGTGAGTCGCCAAGCTTCGGCGTTCCGGCACTTGCTCAGGATGCCGACAGCAAAGGAGCGGTAAGCTACCTGAATCTGGCCCGCGAAATTCTGGCTAAAAACGGGTTGATGCCACATGAAGTGTAA
- a CDS encoding ParB/RepB/Spo0J family partition protein, with product MDNANTKAPNKKMIGLGRGLGALLHDSEAVNRQSKPSPFESISTMTEISLTLIETNPFQPRTRFDEEALQELADSIRIQGIIQPITVRQLGKDRYQLISGERRLQASKLIGMTHIPAYVRTANDQQMLEMALIENIQRENLNSIEIALSYQRLITECSLKQEELGERVGKNRTTVNNYIRLLKLPPVIQAALRDNKISMGHARAIINIENPDSQIRLFNRAVDEEWSVRKVEEAVRNLSDDGEEPLASRRVTLPKQEMRSLQFKLSSLFGTKVSIKADEKHKGEIKIPFTSQEELTKILEVLNSQA from the coding sequence ATGGACAACGCGAACACCAAAGCACCGAATAAGAAGATGATAGGATTGGGCCGAGGCTTGGGTGCCCTGTTGCACGACAGCGAAGCGGTCAATCGGCAGTCGAAACCGTCGCCGTTTGAGTCCATTAGTACGATGACGGAAATCAGTTTAACGCTGATTGAAACAAATCCTTTTCAACCCCGTACCCGTTTTGATGAAGAAGCCTTACAGGAATTAGCCGACTCGATTCGGATTCAGGGTATTATTCAGCCCATTACGGTTCGGCAACTGGGCAAAGATCGCTACCAGTTAATTTCGGGCGAACGGCGTCTTCAGGCATCCAAACTGATTGGAATGACTCATATTCCGGCTTATGTCCGGACGGCCAATGACCAGCAAATGCTGGAAATGGCTCTGATTGAGAACATTCAGCGCGAAAACCTCAACTCCATAGAAATTGCCCTGAGCTATCAGCGTCTTATTACCGAGTGTAGTCTGAAACAGGAAGAACTGGGCGAACGTGTCGGAAAAAACCGCACAACGGTTAATAACTACATTCGGCTTCTGAAGCTTCCGCCCGTGATTCAGGCGGCTCTTCGTGACAATAAAATTTCGATGGGGCACGCCCGTGCGATCATTAATATTGAAAACCCCGATTCGCAAATTCGCCTTTTTAATCGCGCCGTCGACGAAGAATGGTCGGTTCGGAAGGTTGAAGAAGCCGTTCGAAATCTCTCTGACGATGGCGAGGAACCCCTTGCCAGTCGTCGTGTAACACTGCCCAAGCAGGAGATGCGTAGCCTTCAGTTTAAGCTATCGTCGTTGTTTGGTACGAAGGTTTCGATTAAAGCAGACGAAAAGCATAAGGGCGAAATCAAAATTCCGTTTACTTCTCAGGAAGAATTAACTAAAATTCTGGAGGTACTGAACTCACAGGCGTGA
- a CDS encoding DUF5683 domain-containing protein, with protein sequence MKQISALLVVILLFTLPLFAQQPAINPAPTPAPIDSTGNLNLRSTPDTIPPAVQQKGRIGTDAAPRPIRVGSSVLTPEGGSGIRASDTVQVTAKQEAEIRKIIPRKATIRSLILPGLGQAYNRQYYKIPFIYAGFGVMGYLFVKYKGLANQAEDGYRLLLYGRKISDKVYEPVDSVVIGTQIIRTTTGAKAGYDLYRRYRDLNILLSVGLWAINIIEANVAAHLKTFDLSDDISMRIEPRVLPVPGAGFVPGVRVAFTFK encoded by the coding sequence ATGAAACAAATTAGTGCCTTATTGGTCGTTATTCTGTTGTTCACGTTGCCCCTGTTTGCCCAGCAACCAGCCATTAATCCGGCCCCAACACCGGCTCCAATCGATTCGACGGGTAATTTGAATTTGCGTTCAACCCCGGATACGATTCCACCGGCTGTTCAGCAAAAGGGCCGGATTGGCACAGATGCGGCTCCCCGACCGATTCGGGTTGGAAGCTCCGTGTTGACACCAGAGGGCGGTTCGGGAATACGGGCCAGCGATACCGTTCAGGTTACAGCGAAGCAGGAAGCTGAAATCCGGAAAATCATCCCCCGTAAAGCCACCATTCGCTCGCTGATTCTGCCCGGCTTGGGGCAGGCCTACAATCGACAATACTATAAAATCCCATTTATTTACGCTGGTTTCGGTGTGATGGGTTATTTATTTGTGAAATACAAAGGTCTGGCTAACCAGGCAGAAGACGGGTATCGGTTGCTTCTATACGGACGAAAAATTAGTGATAAAGTATATGAGCCCGTCGATTCTGTTGTGATCGGAACGCAAATTATCCGCACGACAACAGGGGCCAAAGCAGGTTATGATCTGTATCGTCGGTATCGTGATCTGAATATTTTGCTGTCGGTTGGGCTTTGGGCCATCAACATCATTGAGGCTAATGTAGCGGCACACCTCAAAACGTTTGATTTATCCGACGATATTTCTATGCGCATCGAACCCCGGGTCTTACCTGTGCCGGGCGCAGGGTTTGTTCCGGGCGTTCGGGTCGCTTTCACCTTTAAATGA
- the dapB gene encoding 4-hydroxy-tetrahydrodipicolinate reductase, with protein MNILLLGYGKMGKAIEQIALERGHQIAVRIDADNRADLETTPSDAVDVVIEFSSPESAAENIKYCLQRGWPVVCGTTGWLSHRAEIEQICQEKKGAFFYASNYSIGVNLFFRLNKTLARFMRNYPSYQVSMTEIHHTEKRDAPSGTAITLAEGVLENLPGKNRWVNREAGSEGSLIDSTDAVEIESLREGTVPGTHTVRYDSEVDQIEIKHIAHSRQGFALGAVVAAEWIIGREGIFGMDDLLGSDQL; from the coding sequence ATGAATATTCTTCTTCTTGGCTACGGAAAAATGGGTAAGGCCATCGAGCAAATTGCGCTCGAACGGGGCCACCAGATAGCCGTTCGTATCGATGCTGACAATCGTGCTGACCTGGAAACTACGCCATCAGATGCTGTCGATGTGGTGATTGAATTTAGCTCGCCTGAGTCGGCCGCCGAGAATATCAAGTACTGCCTTCAACGCGGCTGGCCGGTAGTTTGCGGAACAACGGGCTGGCTAAGCCACCGGGCTGAAATCGAGCAGATATGCCAGGAAAAAAAAGGTGCGTTTTTCTACGCATCGAACTATAGCATCGGTGTAAATCTGTTCTTTCGGTTAAATAAAACGCTGGCGCGTTTTATGCGGAATTACCCATCCTATCAGGTGTCGATGACAGAGATTCACCACACCGAGAAAAGGGATGCGCCCAGTGGAACGGCCATTACACTGGCAGAGGGCGTACTGGAAAACCTACCGGGCAAAAATCGCTGGGTGAATCGGGAAGCGGGCAGCGAAGGTTCGTTAATCGACTCGACTGATGCCGTTGAAATTGAGTCGCTGCGTGAAGGAACCGTGCCCGGAACCCATACGGTTCGGTATGACTCGGAAGTTGACCAAATTGAAATTAAACATATTGCCCACAGCAGGCAGGGTTTTGCCCTTGGAGCGGTGGTTGCGGCAGAGTGGATTATTGGCCGTGAGGGCATCTTTGGAATGGACGATTTATTGGGGAGTGATCAATTATGA
- the lepB gene encoding signal peptidase I produces MSITKTQAETRPAKPKKSAIREWFDSVLFAVVAATLIRWLFMEAFTIPTPSMENSLMVGDFLFVSKLHYGTRTPRTPLQVPLTHQKIWGTEIPSYSTAIQLPSYRLPGFTHVKNGDVVVFNVPPKYLNDNIDYPVDLKTNYIKRCIGIPGDVLEVRQREVFVNGKAFPTPPRSEQKYFIKTTEVLDATFFRKYEIVNDYRDPSQPTENWKPLEQYNDSTKTSAMVGYMVNTTADVMAKFKEFDWVKGIEPMADKPGEMSPGIYGTPTFKWNHDNFGPITIPKKGATIQVNAQTIALYGSVIELYEGNEKVEVTPTGIKIGGQPITSYTFKQDYYFMMGDNRDNSLDSRFWGFVPEDHIVGKAVFVWMSLDPNPANVWNKIRWNRLFRTID; encoded by the coding sequence GTGTCGATAACCAAAACACAGGCCGAAACGAGGCCGGCTAAACCCAAAAAATCGGCCATTCGGGAGTGGTTCGATTCCGTTTTGTTCGCTGTTGTAGCGGCTACGCTTATCCGATGGCTGTTTATGGAAGCGTTTACGATTCCGACACCTTCGATGGAAAATAGCCTGATGGTTGGTGATTTCCTGTTTGTAAGCAAGCTTCATTATGGCACCCGCACACCCAGAACCCCCTTGCAGGTTCCGCTGACGCACCAGAAAATATGGGGTACCGAAATACCTTCCTACAGCACGGCCATCCAGTTGCCATCTTACCGCTTACCGGGATTCACACACGTCAAAAATGGAGATGTTGTGGTCTTTAATGTTCCTCCTAAGTATCTCAACGACAATATCGACTATCCCGTTGATTTGAAAACGAATTACATCAAGCGCTGCATTGGCATTCCGGGCGATGTGCTCGAAGTCCGTCAGCGCGAGGTATTCGTGAACGGAAAAGCGTTTCCAACTCCGCCCCGTTCGGAACAGAAATATTTCATAAAAACAACGGAAGTGCTGGATGCTACTTTCTTCCGTAAATACGAAATCGTTAACGACTATCGTGATCCAAGCCAGCCAACCGAAAACTGGAAGCCACTGGAGCAGTACAACGACTCGACCAAAACATCGGCGATGGTTGGCTATATGGTGAACACTACTGCCGATGTAATGGCCAAATTTAAAGAATTCGACTGGGTGAAGGGTATCGAGCCAATGGCCGACAAGCCCGGCGAGATGTCGCCCGGTATTTATGGTACACCGACATTCAAGTGGAATCATGATAATTTCGGGCCGATCACCATTCCGAAAAAAGGGGCTACAATTCAGGTCAACGCGCAAACAATTGCGTTATACGGCTCGGTTATTGAATTGTATGAGGGCAACGAGAAAGTGGAGGTAACACCAACCGGTATTAAAATTGGCGGTCAGCCTATCACCTCCTATACCTTCAAGCAGGATTATTACTTCATGATGGGCGATAACCGTGATAACTCACTCGATTCCCGCTTCTGGGGCTTCGTTCCCGAGGATCATATCGTTGGGAAAGCGGTATTTGTCTGGATGTCACTTGATCCAAACCCAGCTAATGTCTGGAATAAAATCCGCTGGAATCGGTTGTTCCGAACGATTGATTAA
- a CDS encoding N-acetylmuramoyl-L-alanine amidase family protein: protein MNIRGLSINGSRFIRYIYINSLKDSVTLFIDSYITPVQKRNTSINTQFFVVLLTLFFCLSRWGDQQILARPTNSHVAPTKPGKKRIAGKVHRRSTIKSIAVNRKATKGKALAKENKKVVSSTTVALFGPRYARVAVKDHLLRGAVYYLASGHGGPDPGALGRYGKYVLPEDEYAYDVTIRLARALMEHGATVYMILQDPNDGIRDDKILKLDRDEVTYLRQTIPLNQTLRLRQCTDAVNRLNRKHKGAYQRMVTIHVDSRSAGETIDVFFYHHQNSGVGKRLAKNIHRSFNAGYKRYQPNRSYLGNVSDRSSLYVVKNSHPPTVFIELGNIRNEKDQRRFLLAGNRQALANWICDGMRADYKLR, encoded by the coding sequence ATGAACATTCGGGGCCTTTCCATAAATGGAAGTCGGTTTATTCGCTATATCTACATCAATTCACTGAAAGATAGCGTTACTTTGTTCATAGATAGCTACATAACGCCAGTGCAGAAACGGAATACTTCCATCAATACTCAGTTTTTTGTCGTCCTTTTAACCCTATTTTTCTGCTTAAGTCGGTGGGGAGATCAGCAGATTCTGGCCAGACCAACCAATAGCCATGTCGCTCCGACTAAACCCGGCAAGAAACGAATAGCGGGAAAAGTACATCGGCGCTCAACAATCAAGTCAATCGCAGTCAATCGCAAAGCAACGAAGGGAAAAGCGCTGGCTAAGGAAAACAAGAAGGTCGTTTCATCAACGACTGTAGCCTTGTTTGGCCCGAGATATGCCCGTGTAGCGGTGAAAGATCATTTGCTGAGAGGAGCGGTCTATTATCTGGCATCGGGGCATGGCGGGCCTGATCCGGGCGCGCTGGGCCGGTATGGCAAGTATGTCTTACCCGAAGATGAATACGCCTACGACGTAACTATCCGGCTGGCTCGCGCCCTGATGGAACATGGTGCTACTGTTTACATGATTCTTCAGGATCCTAATGATGGCATTCGGGACGATAAAATACTGAAGCTGGACCGCGACGAAGTTACGTATCTCCGACAGACAATCCCATTAAACCAGACCCTTCGGCTACGCCAGTGTACGGATGCCGTGAACCGGCTAAACCGAAAACATAAGGGGGCGTATCAACGAATGGTAACCATTCATGTCGACAGCCGGAGCGCGGGCGAAACCATCGATGTGTTTTTCTATCACCACCAGAACAGTGGTGTAGGGAAAAGGCTGGCAAAAAATATCCATCGGAGCTTCAACGCTGGCTATAAGCGATACCAGCCTAACCGGAGCTATCTGGGCAACGTATCGGACCGGAGTAGCTTGTACGTGGTAAAAAACAGCCATCCGCCAACCGTCTTTATTGAATTAGGCAATATCCGGAACGAGAAAGATCAGCGTCGCTTTTTGCTGGCAGGTAACCGGCAGGCTCTGGCTAACTGGATATGCGATGGTATGCGGGCAGATTATAAATTACGATAG
- the ung gene encoding uracil-DNA glycosylase: MNVSIAESWQTRLQSEFDKPYFTALAEFLRQEYSTQRVYPPGRLMFNAFNSCSFDDTRVVILGQDPYHGEGQANGLAFSVADGISKPPSLVNIFKEIQDDLGKPVPKSGNLERWAHQGVMLLNSTLTVRAGQAGSHQGKGWETFTDAVIKLISDEKQHVVFMLWGAYAQKKGAVIDGKKHLVLKAKHPSPMAAQWGGWFGTKHFSQANSYLESKGLPPIDW; the protein is encoded by the coding sequence ATGAACGTATCTATTGCAGAATCATGGCAAACAAGGCTACAGTCCGAATTTGATAAGCCTTATTTTACCGCATTAGCGGAATTTCTGCGGCAGGAGTACAGCACCCAGCGTGTTTATCCGCCCGGTCGGCTGATGTTCAATGCTTTCAATTCGTGCAGTTTTGACGATACACGCGTTGTCATTCTCGGCCAGGACCCCTACCACGGTGAAGGGCAAGCCAATGGACTCGCGTTTTCGGTTGCCGATGGCATCAGTAAGCCGCCCTCTCTGGTCAATATTTTTAAAGAAATTCAGGATGATCTGGGCAAACCAGTTCCTAAATCGGGAAATCTCGAACGCTGGGCTCACCAGGGTGTAATGTTACTCAACTCGACGCTTACCGTACGGGCGGGTCAGGCAGGTTCACACCAGGGCAAAGGCTGGGAAACGTTTACGGATGCTGTGATCAAACTGATCTCCGATGAGAAGCAACATGTCGTTTTTATGCTTTGGGGAGCTTACGCTCAAAAGAAAGGCGCTGTCATCGATGGCAAAAAACACCTGGTTCTGAAAGCAAAACATCCATCACCGATGGCTGCTCAATGGGGTGGCTGGTTCGGTACCAAGCATTTCAGTCAAGCCAATAGCTACCTGGAGAGTAAAGGTCTACCGCCAATCGACTGGTAG
- the apaG gene encoding Co2+/Mg2+ efflux protein ApaG, with translation MVSSVTEGVKVSVKTEYQSDYSSPLQAHYVFTYRITIENASDYTIQLLRRHWTIYDSNGTVREVEGEGVVGLQPVLEPGEVHQYVSGCNLRSSMGKMAGTYLVERIIDGKQVRVAIPEFTMIVPYKLN, from the coding sequence ATGGTATCGTCAGTCACAGAAGGCGTAAAGGTAAGTGTGAAGACAGAGTATCAATCCGATTACTCCAGTCCACTCCAGGCGCATTACGTGTTCACTTACCGGATTACGATCGAAAATGCCAGCGACTATACCATTCAGTTGCTCAGACGGCATTGGACAATCTATGATTCCAACGGCACCGTCCGTGAGGTTGAAGGGGAAGGCGTGGTTGGTTTACAACCCGTACTGGAACCCGGAGAAGTTCATCAGTATGTATCGGGCTGTAATCTCCGCTCAAGTATGGGCAAAATGGCTGGTACTTACCTCGTTGAACGCATTATTGATGGGAAACAGGTTCGTGTAGCCATTCCGGAGTTCACGATGATTGTACCCTATAAATTGAATTAA
- a CDS encoding O-methyltransferase, translated as MLFAYLRYLARARDEHSLHSPFLFTLYTRVIRAGNRSEPVFKPIRALQSKLRQNRQLIHITDFGAGSKVNASQQRSIRDIARNSQKPARFGRLLFRLIRRFDAKTILDLGTSLGVTTVYLAQAAKPQNGRILTFEGCPETAAVARRNFDELGIQNVDIVVGNIDETLPIQVEKSTPLDFVFFDANHRYEPTIRYFETCLTKIHNDTVFVFDDIHWSAEMEQAWATIKAHSSVSVSVDLFWVGLVFFRKEQPRQDFILRF; from the coding sequence ATGTTGTTTGCTTATTTACGCTACCTCGCTCGCGCTCGCGACGAGCATTCTCTTCACTCGCCCTTTCTGTTTACGCTTTATACTCGTGTCATTCGGGCGGGCAATCGTTCTGAGCCTGTTTTTAAACCTATTCGGGCATTACAAAGTAAGCTTCGTCAAAATCGCCAGCTGATTCATATAACGGACTTCGGAGCGGGTTCGAAAGTAAATGCCTCCCAACAGCGAAGCATTCGGGATATTGCCCGAAACTCCCAGAAACCAGCCCGGTTCGGTCGATTGCTGTTTCGGCTCATTCGCCGGTTCGACGCAAAAACTATTCTGGATTTAGGTACATCACTTGGGGTCACGACGGTTTATCTGGCCCAGGCTGCCAAACCACAAAATGGACGCATTCTGACATTTGAAGGGTGTCCGGAGACGGCGGCTGTTGCCCGCCGGAATTTTGATGAGCTGGGCATTCAAAATGTAGACATCGTAGTCGGGAATATCGACGAAACATTGCCTATCCAGGTGGAAAAATCGACACCACTCGACTTTGTTTTTTTTGATGCCAATCATCGCTACGAACCGACAATTCGCTATTTTGAAACATGCCTGACGAAGATCCACAACGATACGGTATTTGTATTCGACGATATTCACTGGTCTGCCGAAATGGAACAGGCGTGGGCAACTATTAAAGCACATTCCTCAGTAAGCGTATCGGTCGACTTATTCTGGGTGGGCTTGGTATTTTTTAGAAAAGAGCAGCCGCGTCAGGATTTCATACTAAGGTTTTAG